In Aphanothece sacrum FPU1, a single window of DNA contains:
- a CDS encoding Uma2 family endonuclease translates to MTQSLSIPLDATIIYPEKDGKPMSDNTKQFRWIVVIKENLELLFADNPNIFVAGDLLWYPRQGDNKIRQAPDIMIVIGRPKGDRGSYRQWEEDNMAPQVVFEILSPGNRLLEMAKKFKFYEHHGIEEYYLYDPDKIDLQGWLRQENELTVIEDIQNWVSPRLGIKFELNAETLAIFRPDGDKFLTFVELGKLREQETKRADEERQRADEERQRANEFESQLQQEKEQRRILEEKLKELGIDLNNL, encoded by the coding sequence ATGACACAATCATTATCAATTCCCCTTGATGCAACTATTATCTATCCTGAAAAAGATGGCAAACCTATGTCAGATAATACTAAACAATTTCGTTGGATAGTCGTTATTAAAGAAAATTTAGAATTATTATTTGCTGATAATCCTAATATTTTTGTCGCCGGTGATTTATTATGGTATCCCAGACAAGGAGATAATAAAATTCGTCAAGCTCCTGATATAATGATAGTTATTGGAAGACCGAAAGGAGATAGAGGTTCTTATCGACAATGGGAAGAAGATAATATGGCACCTCAAGTAGTTTTTGAGATATTATCCCCAGGAAATCGTTTATTAGAAATGGCGAAAAAGTTTAAATTTTATGAACATCATGGCATAGAAGAATATTATCTTTATGATCCTGATAAAATAGATTTACAAGGATGGTTACGTCAGGAAAATGAATTAACTGTGATTGAAGATATACAAAATTGGGTGAGTCCAAGATTAGGCATTAAATTTGAATTAAATGCAGAAACTTTAGCAATTTTTCGTCCTGATGGAGATAAATTCTTAACATTTGTAGAGTTAGGAAAATTAAGAGAACAAGAAACCAAAAGAGCAGATGAGGAAAGACAAAGAGCAGATGAGGAAAGACAAAGAGCAAATGAATTTGAATCTCAATTACAACAAGAAAAAGAACAGAGGAGAATTTTAGAAGAAAAATTGAAAGAATTAGGAATTGACCTTAATAATCTTTAA
- a CDS encoding DUF4258 domain-containing protein, translated as MKSLDNICQQLKSGQFDLTRHALKRVVERNISKQEIMDTGKNAIIIEDYPNDKYTPSCLLLGFTQENRPLHIQTSRLDSPRTTIITLYEPNKNEWINYSQRR; from the coding sequence ATGAAATCATTAGATAATATTTGCCAACAACTAAAATCTGGACAATTTGATTTAACACGCCATGCTTTGAAGCGTGTAGTTGAACGGAATATATCTAAACAAGAAATTATGGATACTGGGAAAAATGCCATAATTATTGAAGATTATCCCAATGATAAATACACACCCAGTTGTCTTTTGTTAGGATTTACCCAAGAAAATAGACCATTACATATCCAAACATCTCGTTTAGATTCTCCCAGAACGACTATTATTACCCTATATGAACCTAATAAAAACGAATGGATTAATTATTCACAACGGAGGTAA
- a CDS encoding DUF2996 domain-containing protein: protein MTDETTPTTPTSEAKPAAKKEKPPAIEDKPFTEFMEQHFTPALKQELNKQGLKDVELSFVKEKVSISGANSDDSCWQVIGTWKSGQRQFKLYFPEENINGQKAFSYGLNGKIPSTIESFMIDERKTTLDLMLLYTLQRLNGQKWLTRN, encoded by the coding sequence ATGACAGATGAAACTACCCCCACGACTCCCACTTCTGAAGCTAAACCAGCAGCTAAAAAAGAGAAACCTCCAGCTATTGAAGATAAACCCTTCACTGAATTTATGGAACAACACTTTACCCCTGCGCTAAAACAAGAATTAAATAAGCAGGGACTTAAGGATGTAGAATTATCTTTTGTTAAAGAGAAAGTGTCTATTTCTGGAGCAAATTCAGATGATAGCTGTTGGCAAGTTATTGGAACTTGGAAAAGTGGTCAACGTCAGTTTAAACTTTATTTTCCTGAAGAAAATATTAACGGACAAAAAGCCTTTTCTTATGGACTTAATGGCAAGATTCCCAGCACCATTGAATCCTTTATGATTGACGAACGTAAAACTACTTTGGATTTAATGCTTTTATATACGTTACAACGTTTGAACGGACAAAAATGGCTGACTCGTAATTAA
- a CDS encoding homocysteine biosynthesis protein, with amino-acid sequence MRTISEINDKICQKKAIVWTVEELKVRVQDIGVSQAFKEVDVICTGTFEPMESSGAMLNLGHTDPPIKIRQCWIDGIPAYAGFGAVDLYLGATATVDYGANDKMSDLENRQGNRPERGGGHVIEDLIAGKPVPLRALGQVTDCYPRASFETTITRKTINQFYLYNPRNLYQNFIVGVNGGDRPLYTYLGPLQPRLGNAVYSNPGAIAPLFNDPDLEVIGIGTRIFLGGGIGYIAWEGTQHFPLQKRLPNRTPIGPAATLALIGDAKQMSPRWVRGCYFLNYGPSLMLGVGVPLPVLTEKVIEHCAIRDEEIVAPVVDFAIPRRVRPTFGLVSYGQLKSGRMTIEGKTVRVAPLASLARSREVAQELKKWIEAGEFMLTEPVSSLPSDRSFMPQDLWGSQISLE; translated from the coding sequence ATGCGTACTATTTCCGAAATTAACGACAAAATTTGCCAAAAAAAAGCTATTGTCTGGACAGTAGAAGAACTTAAAGTACGAGTCCAAGATATCGGAGTATCCCAAGCATTTAAAGAAGTCGATGTTATTTGCACAGGAACTTTTGAACCGATGGAATCATCAGGGGCTATGCTTAATCTAGGACATACTGATCCTCCCATTAAAATTCGTCAATGTTGGATCGATGGTATTCCTGCTTATGCCGGATTTGGTGCAGTAGATTTGTATTTAGGAGCCACCGCCACCGTAGATTATGGGGCCAATGACAAAATGAGTGACCTAGAAAATCGTCAGGGAAATCGTCCAGAAAGAGGAGGGGGTCATGTAATTGAAGATTTAATTGCCGGAAAACCCGTTCCTTTGCGGGCCCTTGGCCAAGTGACAGACTGTTATCCTAGAGCATCCTTTGAAACGACTATTACTCGTAAAACTATTAATCAGTTTTATTTATATAATCCTCGTAACTTATATCAAAATTTTATTGTTGGAGTAAATGGGGGCGATCGCCCTCTTTATACTTATTTGGGGCCATTACAACCAAGATTAGGTAATGCTGTCTATTCTAATCCAGGAGCGATCGCACCTTTATTTAATGATCCTGACTTAGAGGTGATTGGGATCGGAACTCGCATTTTTTTGGGAGGAGGAATAGGATATATTGCCTGGGAAGGAACCCAACATTTTCCTTTACAAAAACGCCTTCCTAACCGAACTCCTATCGGCCCCGCAGCTACATTAGCATTAATTGGAGATGCTAAACAAATGTCTCCTCGTTGGGTTAGAGGTTGTTATTTTCTTAATTATGGCCCATCTTTGATGTTAGGGGTTGGGGTTCCTTTACCTGTTTTAACCGAAAAAGTTATCGAACATTGTGCAATTCGAGATGAAGAAATTGTGGCCCCTGTAGTAGATTTTGCTATCCCTCGTCGAGTACGTCCTACCTTTGGATTAGTCAGTTATGGACAGCTTAAAAGTGGTCGGATGACTATTGAAGGAAAAACGGTTCGGGTCGCTCCTTTAGCTAGTTTAGCCCGTTCTAGAGAAGTCGCTCAAGAACTGAAAAAATGGATAGAAGCTGGTGAATTTATGTTAACTGAACCGGTTAGTTCTTTGCCTAGCGATCGCAGTTTTATGCCTCAAGATTTATGGGGATCTCAGATTAGTTTAGAATAA
- a CDS encoding Uma2 family endonuclease, with protein sequence MTQSLSVPLDATIIYPEKDGKPMSDNTKQFRWIVVIKENLELLFADNPNIFVAGDLLWYPRQGDNKIRQAPDIMIVIGRPKGDRGSYRQWEENNMAPQVVFEILSPGNRLLEMAKKFKFYEHHGIEEYYLYDPDKIDLQGWLRQENELTVIEDIENWVSPRLGIKFELNAETLAIFRPDGDKFLTFVELGKLKEQETKRADDLQQQLQQEKEQRRMLEEKLKELGIDLNNL encoded by the coding sequence ATGACACAATCATTATCAGTTCCCCTTGATGCAACTATTATCTATCCTGAAAAAGATGGCAAACCTATGTCAGATAATACTAAACAATTTCGTTGGATAGTCGTTATTAAAGAAAATTTAGAATTATTATTTGCCGATAATCCTAATATTTTTGTCGCCGGTGATTTATTATGGTATCCCAGACAAGGAGATAATAAAATTCGTCAAGCTCCTGATATAATGATAGTTATTGGAAGACCGAAAGGAGATAGAGGTTCTTATCGACAATGGGAAGAAAATAATATGGCACCTCAAGTAGTTTTTGAGATATTATCCCCAGGAAATCGTTTATTAGAAATGGCGAAAAAGTTTAAATTTTATGAACATCATGGCATAGAAGAATATTATCTTTATGATCCTGATAAAATAGATTTACAGGGATGGTTACGTCAGGAAAATGAATTAACTGTGATTGAAGATATAGAAAATTGGGTGAGTCCAAGATTAGGCATTAAATTTGAATTAAATGCAGAAACTTTAGCAATTTTTCGTCCTGATGGAGATAAATTCTTAACATTTGTAGAATTAGGAAAGTTAAAAGAACAAGAAACCAAAAGAGCAGATGATCTTCAACAACAATTACAACAAGAAAAAGAACAGAGGAGAATGTTAGAAGAAAAATTGAAAGAATTAGGAATTGACCTTAATAATCTTTAA
- a CDS encoding Uma2 family endonuclease: MTQSLSVPLDATIIYPEKDGKPMSDNTKQFRWIVVIKENLELLFADNPNIFVAGDLLWYPRQGDNKIRQAPDIMIVIGRPKGDRGSYRQWEENNMAPQVVFEILSPGNRLLEMAKKFKFYEHHGIEEYYLYDPDKIDLQGWLRQENELTVIEDIENWVSPRLGIKFELNAETLAIFRPDGDKFLTFVELGKLREQETKRADEERQRADEFESQLQQEKEQRRILEEKLKELGIDLNNI, from the coding sequence ATGACACAATCATTATCAGTTCCCCTTGATGCAACTATTATCTATCCTGAAAAAGATGGCAAACCTATGTCAGATAATACTAAACAATTTCGTTGGATAGTCGTTATTAAAGAGAATTTAGAATTATTATTTGCCGATAATCCTAATATTTTTGTCGCCGGTGATTTATTATGGTATCCCAGACAAGGAGATAATAAAATTCGTCAAGCTCCTGATATAATGATAGTTATTGGAAGACCGAAAGGAGATAGAGGTTCTTATCGACAATGGGAAGAAAATAATATGGCACCTCAAGTAGTTTTTGAGATATTATCCCCAGGAAATCGTTTATTAGAAATGGCGAAAAAGTTTAAATTTTATGAACATCATGGCATAGAAGAATATTATCTTTATGATCCTGATAAAATAGATTTACAGGGATGGTTACGTCAGGAAAATGAATTAACTGTGATTGAAGATATAGAAAATTGGGTGAGTCCAAGATTAGGCATTAAATTTGAATTAAATGCAGAAACTTTAGCAATTTTTCGTCCTGATGGAGATAAATTTTTAACATTTGTAGAGTTAGGAAAATTAAGAGAACAAGAAACCAAAAGAGCAGATGAGGAAAGACAAAGAGCAGATGAATTTGAATCTCAATTACAACAAGAAAAAGAACAGAGGAGAATTTTAGAAGAAAAGTTAAAAGAATTAGGAATTGACCTTAATAATATTTAA
- a CDS encoding Coenzyme F420 hydrogenase/dehydrogenase, beta subunit C-terminal domain, translating into MSSIAPHTKAKALKPGSRRPAKELCSECGLCDTYYIHYVKEACAFLNQQIKELEEIAHGYSRNLDNEDDWYFGVHQEMMAAKKKEPIEGAQWTGIVSSIACKMLTDGLVEGVVCVQNTKEDRFQPMPIIAKNPEEVLAARVNKPTLSPNLSILEQIEQSGMKRLLVIGVGCQIQALRAVEKELGLEKLYVLGTPCVDNVTREGLQKFLDTTSKSPDTVVHYEFMQDFRVHFKHEDGSTELVPFFGLKTNQLKDVFAPSCMSCFDYVNSLADLVVGYMGAEFGWQWLVVRNDTGREMLELVQEQIDTKPVISKGDRKQAVQQSIPAYDQGVTLPMWAAKLMGVVIEKIGPKGLEYARFSIDSHFTRNYLYVKRNHPEKLDDHVPEYAKKIVSQYQLPEK; encoded by the coding sequence ATGTCATCAATTGCCCCTCATACTAAAGCTAAAGCTCTCAAACCAGGAAGTCGTCGTCCAGCGAAAGAACTCTGTAGTGAGTGTGGATTATGTGATACTTATTATATCCATTATGTGAAAGAAGCTTGTGCTTTTCTTAATCAACAAATTAAAGAACTTGAAGAAATTGCTCATGGATATTCTCGTAATTTAGACAATGAAGATGATTGGTATTTTGGGGTGCATCAAGAGATGATGGCTGCCAAAAAGAAAGAACCAATTGAAGGGGCGCAATGGACAGGAATTGTCAGTAGTATTGCTTGTAAAATGTTAACAGATGGTTTAGTTGAAGGTGTGGTTTGTGTTCAAAATACGAAAGAAGATCGCTTTCAACCTATGCCTATTATTGCCAAAAATCCTGAAGAAGTTTTAGCCGCAAGAGTTAATAAACCAACCTTATCCCCTAATTTATCTATTTTAGAACAGATAGAACAATCAGGGATGAAACGATTATTAGTCATTGGGGTAGGTTGTCAAATTCAAGCTTTAAGAGCAGTAGAAAAAGAATTAGGATTAGAGAAACTTTATGTATTAGGAACTCCCTGTGTAGATAATGTTACTCGTGAAGGCTTACAAAAGTTCTTAGACACTACAAGTAAATCTCCTGATACGGTGGTTCATTATGAATTTATGCAGGACTTTAGAGTTCATTTTAAACATGAAGATGGCTCAACTGAATTGGTTCCTTTTTTTGGCTTGAAAACTAATCAATTAAAAGATGTTTTTGCCCCTTCTTGTATGAGTTGTTTTGATTATGTGAACTCTTTGGCTGATTTAGTAGTAGGCTATATGGGGGCAGAATTTGGCTGGCAATGGCTCGTTGTTCGTAATGATACAGGACGAGAAATGTTAGAATTAGTACAGGAACAAATAGACACTAAACCTGTCATCTCTAAAGGGGATAGAAAACAAGCTGTTCAACAAAGTATTCCTGCTTATGATCAGGGTGTTACTTTACCAATGTGGGCAGCTAAATTAATGGGAGTTGTTATCGAGAAAATCGGGCCAAAAGGATTAGAATATGCTCGTTTTTCCATCGATTCTCATTTTACGCGGAACTATTTATATGTCAAACGCAATCATCCCGAAAAATTAGATGATCATGTTCCTGAATATGCTAAAAAAATCGTTTCTCAATATCAATTACCGGAGAAATAA
- a CDS encoding uracil-DNA glycosylase family protein, with amino-acid sequence MTDIETLIDQISQEAQREPFPIDVPVYEAAHKNPNDAILYAGNLKSQICFFGRDLGRDEVHEGQPLIGAAGTLVRKGFYRSINKQEAPNKEALQTICDRALLTNTVPYKPPGNKAYSKEVKERFRPFIEQLLIIHWKGTEIITLGTEAFKWFTPYCSKIEINSFWEQSDRYSSKLPLILKATDSLGEKYERKINLLPLPHPSPLNTQYYAKFPQMLQKRLIEF; translated from the coding sequence ATGACTGATATCGAAACCCTGATAGACCAAATTTCTCAAGAAGCACAACGAGAACCCTTTCCCATTGATGTTCCTGTGTATGAAGCAGCACACAAAAACCCTAATGATGCTATCCTTTATGCAGGAAACCTCAAAAGTCAGATTTGTTTTTTTGGACGGGATCTCGGACGAGATGAAGTTCATGAGGGTCAACCTTTGATTGGGGCAGCCGGAACTTTGGTACGTAAAGGCTTTTATCGGTCTATTAATAAACAAGAGGCCCCCAATAAAGAAGCATTACAAACCATTTGCGATCGCGCGCTTTTGACCAATACTGTCCCCTATAAACCTCCTGGGAATAAAGCCTATTCTAAAGAAGTTAAAGAGAGGTTTCGCCCATTTATCGAACAATTACTTATTATTCATTGGAAAGGGACTGAAATTATTACCCTGGGAACCGAGGCCTTTAAATGGTTTACTCCCTATTGCTCTAAAATAGAGATTAATAGCTTTTGGGAACAAAGCGATCGCTATAGTAGTAAATTACCCCTAATTTTAAAAGCAACCGATAGTTTAGGGGAGAAATATGAGCGTAAAATCAATTTACTTCCTTTACCTCATCCTTCGCCTCTGAATACACAGTATTATGCTAAATTTCCCCAGATGTTACAAAAAAGATTAATTGAGTTTTGA
- a CDS encoding SpoIID/LytB domain-containing protein has protein sequence MRQQQQSDYFVWPLRFLGFSFKSCSWLIGLLWVIFCLPGQATELRVAIQKGVNSVRVGSSTTAIVRDAGGKQLGELSPLNSFNATPDRTGVRLEQWQSNQLVIEPTLDGVVWIGDRWYRGKVRLLRQGNGVSAINLVDLEKYLYSVVGAEAYPTWPLEALKSQAVVARTYALYKSNTASNRFYDLDTTTKTQVYKGLETEHLSTFEAVNATIAKVLTYQGKIILAAFHSSSGGHTENVEDVWNSSLPYLRGVVDYDQQAPVFAWSKSFSASQLGSLLGGVGNVRSLVPERTTPHGRIITLKVVGNRGSRRITDDQLRQALDIKSTLFTVSTDNGTFQIDGRGYGHGIGLSQWGSYYLAQQGVLYDQILSHYYQNAQLTNLN, from the coding sequence ATGAGACAGCAACAGCAGTCAGACTATTTTGTCTGGCCCTTAAGATTTCTGGGATTTTCGTTTAAATCTTGCAGTTGGCTGATAGGATTACTTTGGGTTATCTTTTGTCTTCCAGGACAAGCAACCGAACTAAGGGTCGCTATTCAAAAAGGGGTCAATAGTGTTCGGGTAGGCAGTTCTACCACTGCCATTGTCCGAGACGCAGGAGGCAAACAATTAGGAGAATTATCCCCCTTAAATTCTTTTAACGCCACCCCAGACAGAACAGGAGTTCGCCTTGAGCAATGGCAGTCTAACCAATTAGTTATTGAACCGACACTTGATGGGGTTGTTTGGATAGGCGATCGCTGGTATCGTGGCAAGGTAAGACTCTTACGACAAGGAAATGGAGTCAGTGCCATCAATTTAGTAGATTTAGAGAAATATCTTTATAGTGTGGTCGGGGCCGAAGCTTATCCTACTTGGCCCCTAGAGGCCCTCAAATCTCAAGCGGTTGTCGCTCGTACTTATGCACTGTACAAAAGTAATACGGCCAGTAATCGTTTTTATGATCTTGATACTACCACCAAAACTCAAGTTTATAAGGGTTTAGAAACAGAACATTTAAGCACTTTTGAAGCGGTGAATGCCACTATAGCAAAAGTGTTAACCTATCAAGGTAAAATCATTCTAGCAGCCTTTCATTCTTCTTCTGGTGGTCATACGGAAAATGTTGAAGATGTGTGGAATTCTTCTTTGCCCTATTTACGCGGGGTAGTAGACTATGATCAACAGGCCCCAGTTTTTGCCTGGAGTAAGTCGTTTAGTGCAAGTCAGTTGGGGAGTCTGTTAGGAGGTGTAGGAAATGTGCGATCGCTAGTTCCTGAAAGGACAACCCCTCATGGACGTATTATTACCTTAAAAGTGGTAGGCAATAGAGGTTCTCGGCGCATTACTGATGATCAATTACGTCAAGCTCTTGATATTAAGAGTACCCTATTTACGGTTTCTACTGATAATGGTACGTTTCAAATTGATGGACGTGGTTATGGTCATGGTATTGGCCTAAGTCAATGGGGTAGTTATTATCTTGCCCAACAAGGGGTTCTTTATGATCAAATTCTCTCCCATTACTATCAAAATGCTCAATTAACTAATCTTAATTAA
- a CDS encoding YgiT-type zinc finger protein — protein sequence MSNCYNCGSDELQDKFVNETFEIKGKLILIENIPAQVCCRCGEIIFSSETAEKVRLMIQGETKPTKSIQVDVFAYQG from the coding sequence ATGTCTAATTGTTATAATTGCGGTTCAGATGAATTACAAGATAAATTTGTTAATGAAACCTTTGAGATTAAAGGAAAATTGATTTTAATTGAAAATATTCCTGCTCAAGTTTGTTGTCGTTGTGGAGAGATAATTTTTAGTAGTGAAACTGCTGAAAAAGTCCGTCTGATGATTCAAGGAGAAACTAAACCGACAAAATCTATTCAAGTCGATGTCTTTGCTTATCAAGGTTAA
- a CDS encoding AI-2E family transporter: protein MNFSQWLGFSVLIIIVYIFWRIRNLLLLLFTAVIIANALNHGVKQFQNWGIRRGYAVLISMVLLLGTLGGFFWLIVPPFAEQLPELVKLVPKGIERLILTLKEQVSYLDPEFRQALPTLENLTKQLQPLSQQIISQSLSVFYTTLGIPLSILLLLVLSLMLLANPQPYRQGFIRLFPSFYRQRVDQILVQCDEALQGWLMAILCNMTIITILSFIGLSILGIPLSLAQALLAGIFTFIPNIGPALSVIPPIAIALLEAPWKSIAVLILYILIQQLESHLLTPLLMFRQASLLPAVTLLAQLFFATIFGVLGLLLALPLAVVGQVWFKEVLIKDILDQWKPY, encoded by the coding sequence ATGAATTTTTCTCAATGGCTTGGCTTTAGTGTATTAATAATTATTGTTTATATTTTCTGGAGAATTCGTAATTTATTACTCTTATTATTTACCGCAGTTATTATCGCTAATGCTTTAAATCATGGGGTAAAACAATTTCAAAATTGGGGTATTAGGCGCGGTTATGCTGTTTTAATATCAATGGTTTTATTATTAGGAACTTTAGGGGGATTTTTTTGGTTGATTGTTCCTCCATTTGCCGAACAATTACCAGAATTAGTCAAATTAGTACCTAAAGGAATTGAACGTCTAATTTTAACATTAAAAGAACAGGTTTCCTATCTTGATCCAGAATTTAGACAAGCTTTACCAACTCTTGAAAATCTGACCAAACAACTCCAGCCTTTATCTCAACAAATTATAAGTCAAAGTTTATCCGTTTTTTATACGACATTAGGGATTCCTCTAAGTATTTTATTATTATTAGTTTTGAGTTTAATGTTATTAGCTAATCCCCAACCCTATCGACAGGGCTTTATTCGTTTATTTCCTTCTTTTTATCGACAACGAGTTGATCAGATTTTAGTTCAATGTGATGAGGCATTACAAGGATGGCTAATGGCTATCCTTTGTAATATGACTATTATTACAATCTTAAGTTTTATTGGTCTATCAATATTGGGAATTCCTCTTTCCTTAGCTCAAGCATTACTAGCGGGAATTTTTACCTTTATTCCCAATATTGGCCCTGCATTAAGTGTCATTCCTCCTATTGCTATCGCTCTTTTAGAAGCTCCTTGGAAATCTATTGCTGTCCTTATTCTATACATACTGATTCAACAATTAGAAAGTCATTTATTAACCCCTTTATTAATGTTTCGTCAAGCTTCATTACTCCCTGCTGTCACCTTATTAGCTCAACTATTTTTTGCTACTATTTTCGGTGTATTAGGATTATTATTAGCCTTACCCTTAGCCGTAGTCGGTCAAGTTTGGTTCAAAGAAGTATTAATTAAAGATATTTTAGATCAATGGAAACCGTATTAG
- a CDS encoding PEP-CTERM sorting domain-containing protein, whose protein sequence is MKLNTVNSLVLVTGTATLLFSAVSSASAFTVYTDRAAWEAAIASSIPPGWNTILTDTFSNDIASAQSITLDSGIVSTNSGPITLPNSFNNNSVSGGVYNNATQAGNGTASNTITWVFPSLKTWAFGADFISVNDGGLTLTGNFDGTGDQTLSVFAEIGGGTGFLGIVGMTKFDSVVFGNNSDIVDGFGIDNASHTVPEPLTMLGAGAAFAFGGAFKRKLGQAKKKDKNA, encoded by the coding sequence ATGAAGCTAAATACCGTTAATTCCTTGGTTTTAGTCACAGGTACCGCTACCCTATTGTTCAGTGCTGTATCTTCTGCTAGTGCTTTTACTGTGTATACAGATCGTGCTGCCTGGGAAGCGGCGATCGCAAGCAGTATACCACCAGGATGGAATACAATTCTCACTGATACTTTTAGCAATGATATTGCTTCAGCACAATCGATTACCCTAGATTCAGGTATTGTTTCCACCAATTCTGGCCCCATTACCCTTCCTAATTCGTTTAATAACAACAGCGTCTCTGGGGGTGTTTACAATAATGCGACCCAGGCGGGTAATGGCACTGCTTCTAATACAATAACATGGGTGTTTCCCTCTCTCAAGACATGGGCTTTTGGTGCCGATTTTATTAGTGTTAATGATGGTGGATTAACCCTGACAGGTAATTTCGATGGCACAGGAGATCAAACTCTTAGCGTCTTTGCAGAAATTGGTGGAGGTACGGGTTTTCTCGGTATTGTTGGGATGACAAAATTTGATTCTGTTGTCTTTGGCAATAATTCGGATATCGTCGATGGCTTCGGCATTGACAATGCTTCACATACGGTTCCTGAACCTCTCACCATGTTAGGTGCTGGTGCTGCTTTTGCTTTTGGTGGTGCGTTCAAACGCAAATTAGGTCAAGCCAAAAAGAAAGATAAAAACGCTTAA